A genomic segment from Necator americanus strain Aroian chromosome III, whole genome shotgun sequence encodes:
- a CDS encoding hypothetical protein (NECATOR_CHRIII.G12682.T2) yields the protein MDLEGNTMNETNIPNVEIPAPPLKKRGRPPKRDQESLNGENAIDASHAPKKRGRKSNAELAAIAASREMLSDGASPPLSPSSEKRSRPSAYSASEGSDDDDDDDDDDDDDTAIKKSPKSPPKTTSTTPSGKRGRGRPPKAHKSTENTHSTKPHTPKKRGRPPKNRAMEKENGHEKTSNSSSETSHRNESSIVMTEKRRRGRPRKSEKVEEVGKWSDVSVAHTGKFTLPLPVPESWPLVTNMEEIMTELSEMYNNVKDEKRGEFHNQIKAFVFALHWEDGSFSTS from the exons ATGGATTTGGAAGGAAACACAATGAATGAAAcaaa CATTCCAAATGTCGAGATTCCTGCTCCACCATTGAAGAAGCGTGGACGACCTCCTAAGAGGGATCAAGAATCGCT GAACGGAGAGAACGCTATCGATGCTTCGCATGCTCCGAAGAAACGCGGTAGGAAGTCAAATGCTGAACTTGCTGCAATAGCAGCCAGTAGAGAAATGCTTAGCGATGGTGCAAGTCCTCCTCTATCGCCATCATCGGAGAAACGCAGTCGACCATCGGCTTACTC TGCATCGGAAGGtagtgatgatgatgatgatgacgatgacgaCGATGATGACGATACTGCAATCAAAAAATCACCAAAGTCGCCGCCGAAAACAACATCCACAACTCCAAG TGGAAAACGTGGACGTGGAAGGCCTCCAAAGGCTCATAAATCAACCGAAAA CACACATTCGACCAAGCCTCATACGCCAAAGAAAAGAGGTAGACCGCCAAAGAATCGAGCTAT GGAAAAAGAGAACGGGCATGAGAAAACAAGCAATTCTTCCTCAGAAACTTCACACAGGAACGAATCCAG catCGTTATGACTGAAAAGAGACGCCGAGGTAGACCTAGGAAGAGCGAGAAGGTTGAGGAAGTAGGAAAATG GAGCGACGTGAGCGTTGCGCATACTGGAAAATTCACACTGCCGCTTCCTGTCCCAGAGAGTTGGCCATTGGTTACAAATATG gaagaaatcatgACGGAACTGTCCGAGATGTATAACAACGTTAAAGATGAGAAGCGTGGCGAGTTTCACAACCAGATCAAAGCTTTTGTCTTTGCGCTGCACTGG GAGGATGGCAGCTTCTCCACTTCGTGA
- a CDS encoding hypothetical protein (NECATOR_CHRIII.G12683.T1) yields MDLSESLFNPSTHSDKRVQPRDRDATATRTAQCEPTPGTMGSDEQEPVRKCNRLSSIETSQRDAITETVAEYISKKSSRGQSRLYAEHDALTRKEKHIWKYNRNVEKNRSSTTVCYNEGAVELTTGNKKEEKLDKDNTYINANHLHSPYGNFILAQAPMANTLIDWYRMIWQLKIAVVVCLVDPEDRAQCEPYFKPYQNRTFKIKNRFAVRTISIREEDAGITNYQLKLTNKLSLEKNRTLYVIAMPTQVNTPVHPRKQLNLIAEVSATETAASNGEETEIPPILVHGCNGVGRTAAFIATFMLCRSLQKFGEMSPVEVWVRLNHARHNAAKERIYFLSSIECALLYAVDIGLIAASNPQLMQVNKMFRSSYEEERRLRLISSGSS; encoded by the exons atggATCTTTCAGAGTCTTTATTCAACCCGTCTACACACAGCGATAAACGTGTTCAACCACGCGACCGCGACGCTACCGCGACGCGCACTGCTCAG tgtGAACCCACTCCTGGAACTATGGGATCTGACGAACAGGAACCGGTACGCAAATGCAATCGCTTATCTTCGATAGAGACTTCACAGCGCGATGCTATAACGGAGACTGTCGCTGAATATATAAGCAAGAAAAGTTCCCGTGGACAATCTCGG CTCTACGCTGAACATGATGCTCtaacgagaaaagaaaaacacatttgGAAGTACAATAGGAATGTAGAG aagaacCGCAGTTCTACCACCGTTTGCTACAATGAAGGTGCTGTTGAATTAACAACAGGTaacaagaaggaagaaaagctAGATAAGGACAACACGTATATCAATGCCAACCATCTTCATTCTCCTTATGGGAATTTTATTCTAGCTCAG GCACCTATGGCAAACACTCTCATCGATTGGTATCGAATGATTTGGCAGTTAAAGATCGCCGTTGTGGTGTGTCTTGTCGATCCAGAGGACAGAGCTCAATGTGAGCCATATTTTAAGCCGTATCAAAATCGAACTTTTAAG ATTAAAAATCGATTTGCTGTTCGTACGATTTCGATTCGAGAAGAGGATGCCGGTATAACAAATTATCAACTAAAATTGACAAACAAACTGTCATTGGAGAAAAATCGTACTCTTTACGTGATTGCAATGCCTACACAG GTGAACACACCAGTTCATCCACGAAAACAACTAAATCTGATTGCAGAAGTTTCAGCGACGGAGACG gCAGCGTCCAATGGAGAAGAAACGGAAATTCCACCAATATTGGTGCATGGCTGCAATGGTGTTGGTCGTACAGCTGCTTTTATTGCTACTTTTATGTTGTGTAGATCG ctgcaaaaatttggtgAAATGTCTCCAGTTGAAGTATGGGTACGACTTAATCATGCTCGACATAATGCAGCTAAGGAACGTATATACTTCCTCTCATCGATTGAATGCGCATTACTCTACGCAGTCGATATAGGCCTAATCGCAGCATCTAATCCACAACTTATGCAAGTAAATAAG ATGTTCCGATCCAGTTatgaagaagagagaagactGAGATTGATTTCGAGTGGTTCGAGCTAG
- a CDS encoding hypothetical protein (NECATOR_CHRIII.G12682.T1), protein MDLEGNTMNETNIPNVEIPAPPLKKRGRPPKRDQESLNGENAIDASHAPKKRGRKSNAELAAIAASREMLSDGASPPLSPSSEKRSRPSAYSYAEYSDASEGSDDDDDDDDDDDDDTAIKKSPKSPPKTTSTTPSGKRGRGRPPKAHKSTENTHSTKPHTPKKRGRPPKNRAMEKENGHEKTSNSSSETSHRNESSIVMTEKRRRGRPRKSEKVEEVGKWSDVSVAHTGKFTLPLPVPESWPLVTNMEEIMTELSEMYNNVKDEKRGEFHNQIKAFVFALHWEDGSFSTS, encoded by the exons ATGGATTTGGAAGGAAACACAATGAATGAAAcaaa CATTCCAAATGTCGAGATTCCTGCTCCACCATTGAAGAAGCGTGGACGACCTCCTAAGAGGGATCAAGAATCGCT GAACGGAGAGAACGCTATCGATGCTTCGCATGCTCCGAAGAAACGCGGTAGGAAGTCAAATGCTGAACTTGCTGCAATAGCAGCCAGTAGAGAAATGCTTAGCGATGGTGCAAGTCCTCCTCTATCGCCATCATCGGAGAAACGCAGTCGACCATCGGCTTACTCGTACGCGGAATATTCTGA TGCATCGGAAGGtagtgatgatgatgatgatgacgatgacgaCGATGATGACGATACTGCAATCAAAAAATCACCAAAGTCGCCGCCGAAAACAACATCCACAACTCCAAG TGGAAAACGTGGACGTGGAAGGCCTCCAAAGGCTCATAAATCAACCGAAAA CACACATTCGACCAAGCCTCATACGCCAAAGAAAAGAGGTAGACCGCCAAAGAATCGAGCTAT GGAAAAAGAGAACGGGCATGAGAAAACAAGCAATTCTTCCTCAGAAACTTCACACAGGAACGAATCCAG catCGTTATGACTGAAAAGAGACGCCGAGGTAGACCTAGGAAGAGCGAGAAGGTTGAGGAAGTAGGAAAATG GAGCGACGTGAGCGTTGCGCATACTGGAAAATTCACACTGCCGCTTCCTGTCCCAGAGAGTTGGCCATTGGTTACAAATATG gaagaaatcatgACGGAACTGTCCGAGATGTATAACAACGTTAAAGATGAGAAGCGTGGCGAGTTTCACAACCAGATCAAAGCTTTTGTCTTTGCGCTGCACTGG GAGGATGGCAGCTTCTCCACTTCGTGA
- a CDS encoding hypothetical protein (NECATOR_CHRIII.G12683.T2), translating to MGSDEQEPVRKCNRLSSIETSQRDAITETVAEYISKKSSRGQSRLYAEHDALTRKEKHIWKYNRNVEKNRSSTTVCYNEGAVELTTGNKKEEKLDKDNTYINANHLHSPYGNFILAQAPMANTLIDWYRMIWQLKIAVVVCLVDPEDRAQCEPYFKPYQNRTFKIKNRFAVRTISIREEDAGITNYQLKLTNKLSLEKNRTLYVIAMPTQVNTPVHPRKQLNLIAEVSATETAASNGEETEIPPILVHGCNGVGRTAAFIATFMLCRSLQKFGEMSPVEVWVRLNHARHNAAKERIYFLSSIECALLYAVDIGLIAASNPQLMQVNKMFRSSYEEERRLRLISSGSS from the exons ATGGGATCTGACGAACAGGAACCGGTACGCAAATGCAATCGCTTATCTTCGATAGAGACTTCACAGCGCGATGCTATAACGGAGACTGTCGCTGAATATATAAGCAAGAAAAGTTCCCGTGGACAATCTCGG CTCTACGCTGAACATGATGCTCtaacgagaaaagaaaaacacatttgGAAGTACAATAGGAATGTAGAG aagaacCGCAGTTCTACCACCGTTTGCTACAATGAAGGTGCTGTTGAATTAACAACAGGTaacaagaaggaagaaaagctAGATAAGGACAACACGTATATCAATGCCAACCATCTTCATTCTCCTTATGGGAATTTTATTCTAGCTCAG GCACCTATGGCAAACACTCTCATCGATTGGTATCGAATGATTTGGCAGTTAAAGATCGCCGTTGTGGTGTGTCTTGTCGATCCAGAGGACAGAGCTCAATGTGAGCCATATTTTAAGCCGTATCAAAATCGAACTTTTAAG ATTAAAAATCGATTTGCTGTTCGTACGATTTCGATTCGAGAAGAGGATGCCGGTATAACAAATTATCAACTAAAATTGACAAACAAACTGTCATTGGAGAAAAATCGTACTCTTTACGTGATTGCAATGCCTACACAG GTGAACACACCAGTTCATCCACGAAAACAACTAAATCTGATTGCAGAAGTTTCAGCGACGGAGACG gCAGCGTCCAATGGAGAAGAAACGGAAATTCCACCAATATTGGTGCATGGCTGCAATGGTGTTGGTCGTACAGCTGCTTTTATTGCTACTTTTATGTTGTGTAGATCG ctgcaaaaatttggtgAAATGTCTCCAGTTGAAGTATGGGTACGACTTAATCATGCTCGACATAATGCAGCTAAGGAACGTATATACTTCCTCTCATCGATTGAATGCGCATTACTCTACGCAGTCGATATAGGCCTAATCGCAGCATCTAATCCACAACTTATGCAAGTAAATAAG ATGTTCCGATCCAGTTatgaagaagagagaagactGAGATTGATTTCGAGTGGTTCGAGCTAG